In Rosa chinensis cultivar Old Blush chromosome 1, RchiOBHm-V2, whole genome shotgun sequence, a genomic segment contains:
- the LOC112164159 gene encoding uncharacterized protein At3g49140 produces MAIAAASSLPLGHSHCHSCHTEGVCCSTRHGISSSWMKPPFDGRRYPDPLGVSLKCRNPLVGPTQFHWLSIGHGLCLSKVSVAADFSDSAPESSSYMTNQGYHPLEELKACKMVRDTKLTSAEIARTTVEANDSALLVFPGKIHSEPHEQISWAEFQYVIDDYGDLYFELFDDANILEDPTASNPVNALFGMDIPTHNNGRIAGGFSILDDQNSDDIPFDDHYLEVVQSEAFDVLDWEIPDASTLIHPIYFAKCLTKAINIRHDRKMDHPSNGVSILGCLIPAFADEEFYVRRLFHYEDSDYYNSDEKDGKGVSISSKSDRSKNCLALYRLEIMRIELFSVYGVQSKKMLPVFYAG; encoded by the exons ATGGCAATTGCAGCTGCTTCTTCTCTTCCCTTGG GTCATTCGCATTGCCACTCATGCCACACAGAAGGAGTTTGTTGTTCGACAAGACATGGGATCTCAAGCAGTTGGATGAAACCTCCTTTTGATGGTCGAAGATACCCTGATCCTCTGGGTGTAAG TTTGAAGTGCAGGAATCCGTTAGTTGGACCAACACAATTCCACTGGCTGTCTATTGGACATGGTCTTTGCCTTTCCAAAGTTTCGGTTGCTGCGGATTTCTCAGATTCTGCTCCTGAATCTTCTAGTTATATGACTAACCAGGGTTATCATCCTCTTGAGGAGTTGAAAGCGTGCAAAATGGTCCGAGACACTAAACTCACCTCTGCTGAAATAGCAAGAACAACAGTCGAG GCTAACGACAGTGCTTTGCTGGTTTTCCCTGGGAAGATACACTCTGAACCACATGAACAAATTTCTTGGGCTGAGTTTCAATATGTTATCGACGATTATGG AGATTTATATTTTGAACTGTTTGATGATGCGAACATATTAGAAGATCCTACAGCAAGTAACCCTGTG AATGCTTTGTTTGGAATGGATATCCCTACACACAACAATGGAAGAATAGCTGGAGGATTCAGCATTCTAGATGACCAGAACAGTGACGATATTCCTTTTGATGATCATTATCTAGAG GTTGTACAATCTGAAGCTTTTGATGTTCTGGACTGGGAGATACCTGATGCTTCTACCTTGATTCATCCCATTTATTTTGCAAAGTGCTTAACAAAG GCCATCAATATCAGACATGACCGGAAAATGGATCACCCATCAAATGGTGTTTCTATTTTAGGATGCCTCATACCTGCATTTGCTGATGAAGAATTTTATGTAAGAAGACTATTTCATTATGAGGATAGTGACTATTACAACTCGGATGAGAAAG ATGGAAAAGGAGTGAGCATTAGTTCCAAAAGTGACCGAAGCAAGAATTGCTTAGCACTCTACCGGTTGGAGATAATGAGAATAGAGTTGTTCTCAGTATATGGTGTTCAG TCCAAAAAGATGTTGCCTGTGTTTTATGCTGGCTAA